The Methanosarcina acetivorans C2A genome includes the window TCCCGAAACAGAGTTACCCTCTGCCGCTGCGGGAAGTCAGAGAACAAGCCCTACTGTGACGGCAGCCACTGGATGAACAGTCAGCAGAAGCTCGAGTTCAGGAAGAAGTGGGGCCTGGAATGAGTGAGTTCCTTGATTCATAGAGATTCTTAACTTGTTGAAATAGTAGTCTCGCGTAACATTCAGGCAATCCAGAAGCCAATATGAAAGCAATCAATGGGCTATTCCGCGATAAAAAATAGAGAATTCGAGGGTATCCTTCTTTATTTCAATATATCCTCGAACTCCTTCTGGATCTACAAATGCTGCCAAAGTCTCATCAGCCTGCAGCAAGCTCAGAGGAATATTTTCGTTTGCCAGCAGGCGCATCAGTCTACTTACTGATAAATCTCTACAAGAGAAACCCTTTCTGTCCTGAGTAAATCGCTCGCATACATCAGACATGCTTGAGTATCATTATGGGCCAGGCCGGGATAGTTCCGGAGGATCTCCGACTCAGTCCTCATGAGCTAGCAGGTCGATAATAAACTCTACTGCAAGGCGTGTACCTTTGATAATATGCTTGCCTGTAAGGACTGCGGGGTCGATAACATATGTTTTCTCCAGTTCATAGATCTCTACAATGCTTTTTTTATACACAAATTGATTCAGTTAAGATTCTGCCAGGCAGTGTGCCAATTTTCTGTAAAATTCCAAATTTTAAGAGGTTTTTGAGTCAAGAATTCGAAATCAATAGATTAGTTTCACGTACAGTATCCAAAAATTTGACATTGAATTTACAGCAAATTCGCGACACCGCCAAAATAACAGAAAGTGGGTTAATGACTCTATGAATACTTTTTTAAGGCAGAATTTTAATTTGAGAACCTCTTAGAGGTGAAGTAGATTATGGAAAAAGAAAATGATGAAAATATAACTAAGAAATTAAGTCTAAAAAAGGTGCTATTCAATAGTTTATTTGTTTCTTTATCAATTTTAGTATTAGGATTTGTTATAAATTATAAATATGCAGTAGGATATATATTTATTCTTGTTATTCACGAATTAGGTCATTATATTATAGCAAAATTTTTAAAAGTAAGTGTTGCTTTTGGAGGATTCACTCCTGTTGGAGCATATATAATTCATGAAAATCCTAAAAATTGTAAAGAAAATGCACTTATTGCAATGGGAGGGCCGTTATTTGGAGGCCTACTTGGGCTCATTTACTACATAGTTTATTATGTTACAGGGAATAATACATTTTTAGTATTAACTT containing:
- a CDS encoding DUF433 domain-containing protein, encoding MYKKSIVEIYELEKTYVIDPAVLTGKHIIKGTRLAVEFIIDLLAHED
- a CDS encoding site-2 protease family protein; its protein translation is MEKENDENITKKLSLKKVLFNSLFVSLSILVLGFVINYKYAVGYIFILVIHELGHYIIAKFLKVSVAFGGFTPVGAYIIHENPKNCKENALIAMGGPLFGGLLGLIYYIVYYVTGNNTFLVLTFTSIILNLGNLIPVSPLDGGQIAEAISPTLCYIGFPVLIYLFILLNSLKSKILLLFIIVAGIYQTYYFTMKYKTDPYYKLDKPSKIKFIFIYSILVLSLTISAIYLYNSFDFKDIFHSIARFK